A genomic region of Streptomyces diastaticus subsp. diastaticus contains the following coding sequences:
- a CDS encoding IS5 family transposase (programmed frameshift) — MVGIVERLVPDELWELFQRVVPEAPSRPQGGGRRRHGDREVLAAIVFVATSGCTWQQLPSASFGPSGATAHRRFSEWSKARVWAKLHRLVLDELGARGELDWSRCAIDSVNMRALKKGDLTGPNPVDRGKYGSKIHLVTERSGLPVSVGISGANLHDSQALIPLVKGIPPIRSRRGRRRRKPGKLHADKGYDYAHLRRWLRERGITHRIARKGVESSQRLGRHRWTVERTMAWLAGCRRLHRRYERKADHFLAFTSIACTLICYRRLTK, encoded by the exons ATGGTGGGGATCGTTGAGCGGTTGGTGCCGGACGAGTTGTGGGAGTTGTTCCAGCGGGTGGTGCCGGAGGCGCCGTCGCGACCTCAGGGCGGTGGTCGGCGTCGGCACGGCGACCGGGAGGTGCTGGCCGCGATCGTCTTCGTAGCCACGTCGGGTTGTACCTGGCAGCAGCTGCCGTCGGCGTCGTTTGGCCCGTCCGGAGCGACTGCTCACCGACGGTTCTCGGAGTGGTCGAAGGCCAGGGTGTGGGCCAAACTCCACCGCCTGGTTCTCGACGAACTCGGTGCCCGCGGGGAGCTGGACTGGTCGCGGTGCGCAATCGACTCGGTGAACATGCGGGCCCTGAAAA AGGGGGACCTGACGGGTCCGAATCCTGTCGACCGGGGCAAGTACGGCTCGAAGATCCACCTGGTCACGGAACGGTCGGGTCTGCCCGTCTCCGTCGGCATCTCCGGGGCCAACCTCCACGACAGCCAGGCACTGATCCCGCTCGTGAAGGGCATCCCGCCAATCCGCTCGCGGCGCGGCCGACGACGGCGCAAGCCCGGCAAGCTTCACGCCGACAAGGGCTACGACTATGCCCATCTGCGGCGATGGTTACGCGAGCGAGGTATCACCCACCGCATCGCCCGTAAGGGAGTCGAGTCCTCGCAACGGCTGGGCCGTCACCGCTGGACCGTGGAACGCACCATGGCCTGGCTTGCCGGCTGCCGCCGCCTCCACCGACGCTACGAACGCAAGGCCGACCACTTCCTCGCCTTCACCAGCATCGCCTGCACTCTCATCTGCTACCGCAGGCTCACCAAATGA